Proteins co-encoded in one Erinaceus europaeus chromosome 2, mEriEur2.1, whole genome shotgun sequence genomic window:
- the PMIS2 gene encoding transmembrane protein PMIS2, with amino-acid sequence MAEKEDTKSTTEKEGAKPTAEKDTKAEPQPQSAEEPKKEETTLFPGAPLLEDNSKQTEEELRFYAPDYLVLTVLAALLFPPLGFVAVYFCYQTIKYNKDSEWTEAYHNSSITGWLDTFSILIGLGLIYYITLFT; translated from the exons ATGGCAGAGAAAGAGGATACAAAGTCCACCACCGAGAAGGAGGGTGCAAAGCCCACCGctgagaaagacaccaaagcagaACCCCAACCTCAGAGTGCGGAAGAACCTAAAAAGGAAGAAACCACCTTGTTCCCCGGGGCTCCCCTACTAGAAGACAACTCTAAACAAACAGAAGAAGAACTGAGATTTTACGCCCCGGATTACCTAGTTTTGACTGTCCTAGCCGcacttcttttccctcctctggGATTTGTAGCTGTCTACTTCTGCTACCAG ACCATAAAGTACAACAAAGACAGCGAATGGACAGAAGCTTACCACAACTCAAGTATAACTGGCTGGCTGGATACATTCAGCATACTCATCGGTTTAGGCCTTATTTATTACATCACTCTATTTACTTAA